The stretch of DNA TTGCTCTACCATAACTGGATAGACTGTTTATATTACCCTAAGAACTAGCTAGAAGCAAATTAACAAATACCAATGCAGGTACCATAGCTAATTTACTACATTCAGCAGAGGAACTATGTACCGATCTGGTAACTGCTAACTCACCCGAACCTGACTTCCTAAGGAGCACTGATTCAGACAAAAATAagattttcttcttcttttaaCGAATAAAACAAGATTTTCCTAACCTATCAAACTTCAATTCTTGCCCCTGAAATAAACCAGATCAAACACTCCTTATGCACACCCAGAGAAATTCTCAATCAATTCAGCTACATATGCACGCTCTGGCATCAAAGCGCGAGAAACTAAGTACATGAAAATGCTCAATTTTGCACTTACCGACGGTGGCCTGCCTGGAAACCTGGTCCCCGAGCTTAACGACCTCAGACCACTCCGTCCGCTCCAAGCTCCCCGGAACCGCCTCCGCCATCATCTGAAACACGAAGAACGAACAAGCGTCAAGCGTGTGGGCGGCGCGGCTAGGTTCTCGCGTGGGATCGGAGCTGGGACAAGACCATGGTAGATTGGGGCATACCTGGAAGGTGTCGTTGATGGTCTGGAGATGCGAATCCAGGAAGCGGGACAGCTCGCCGCCTCCCGCCGCTTTCTTCGCTCGTCCTCCTTTCTTCGACATCGCGGCGGTCGTGGCGGTGGCGCGTCGGGGCCGGGAAGAAGAGGGCGGCGCAAGCGGCGAGGAGGAGCCGACGGGGACAAgaggcggcgccgcggcggtggAAGGGTTTATGCGGTTAGGGCTCGGGCCTCTCGATGTCGGAGTTGCGCGAGCCGCAAGAGTCGCATCAAGATTCGTGCGAGAAAGCGTTCTCTCTCCCGCGAAACGCGAAAGCGAAGATGCTGTTTTGGTTTTGTTTGGACCGTAAAGTCACAAAAGTCCTCCTCCGTGTTCTACTTAAAAAATTTAGTTGATATAATTTATTGTACCACTACAAAAATGACATAGATTTTGCCATATTTTTGCACTGAAACCTAAGCTTTCATAGCAGGCCTAACGTTTCAAGAAATATCGAAATTGCTTTGACTTTACTTAGAAAAACAAAAATGCTGAGACAAACTGAATACCAGCTTTGACTTTACTTAAAAAGTAAACTGAACTTTAGAACCCAAACATGGATGATCTTGCTTTATTTGATTAATTAAACCAGATTTTGATGCTGCAGCATTCTCAATTATTCGTCAAATCTCATGAGCTACTGTGACAACTGACAAACCAAGTTCCTGCCAGGAGCTGCAGAAAAATGGGCTCCCCTAATACGTAGGTTACATCACATATCACATATGTACAGCGCCTGTATCCAAAAAAGCAAGCGAGTTTTAAATTGTCCGAGATAAATTCTTGCAATCTATCACAGCTGCTTTCTCCGGAATTTTTGGTGATTCCTCCATGACCATGCAAGCAAGAAAATCACAAGCGCAATCCCCACTGAGCTCCAAAAGATAACCAACCAGGTAGGCATTGGGTCATGAAACAGCCCTGCTCAAATTTGCTGAATGTCAGGCAAACAGTTTGCAAAACATAGTTTTTTTTCAACTAAATTCATTATCACACACTGGATTGTCAATGCTATATCTGACAAGAAAGTTGAAAAGAGGAAGCTCACCATGCCCAAACTTCATGCAGATAAGTAGCTCCACTATGCAAATAGCCAGAGAGAGCCAACAAAAGGCTCCAACCTTCTTCACTGGTTTGCTGTGATGATCAAAACCAAGGTCAATCATCAATTATCCAACAAGAAAGCGTAATACTGTGCATGCGTGCTGTTGTTAACAACTGAATGGCTATTAGGCTAACCTGTCTTGTAAGTAGGAGTTATACTCGCGGATGGTTGGGATGGCAATCAGCCACCAGAGGATCAACCTGTACACGACCAAGGGATTCCTTGGAGGAATCCATAGACAAAATTTGAGAAAGAATGTGTTAAGCTCCACAGTCATGAAGACGGCGCAGAGGaaaagcacttggatgaatcgCAGTGGCCCCATGAAAGGATGCCACTGATCCTTATCCCATTGTGCAGGGGTGAACTGGCTCAGTGATCTTTTCACCTGCAAGACAAGCAAAGGAGAGTAAATTAGTCTGCCAGTCTGCACAGATAATGCTGAAGTTCTAGATTAATTCAAACTAAGAGTTCTCAACTTGATATTGTATTTGTCAGGGGAAAAACTTGCTAATGTCAATGTAATTCGTACTTCTCAGGACTTCAGGAGTAACATAACTGAAATAATTTAGGTCGTGTTTATAACTCTGTTCTATATCATCACTTAATTAGAAATATTCATTCTGAAACAACTTTTAGACTATTTGATATTCTGTTTCATGTGCTATGATAGAAAAAATATTATGAGTCAAACTCAATAAAAGCTACAATTGTTTGGCCCTAGGACAACATATGGGCAAGCCTGATTACAAGTTTGGTTGTCTGAAACAGATGTTACTATTTACATGTCGATCCAGTTTATAAGATAACAGTGAATGCACAACTGTATGGGAAAAAAATTGTGAAGAAACTCAAGGATCAATAATGACAAAGAGCAGATTTGGACAGCGCAACAGAAATGTAAAACAGGCCCACTGGGAAAACCTCACATGTTGTCTGGCATCTTACATGCAAGAAGTCAAAGCAATTTACTTTTGCTCAGTAAACTGCATTGCTTTGGAGTCACTTGTCTTGGACTATCCTTTGGTAAGGTGCTGTCCTAACTCAGAGCAGTATCCTTGGTGTGTAATTCTTTATGAAAAAAAGCAATATCCAAGGGAAACTTAAGAAGTACAGAAGATCAGGATTCAGGGCCATGGTGATAAAAGTGCCGTGGAAAAAAACCCCGGGATACTGCTGTTCTTATGTTTCAGACACCAGCACTTTTTTTTTATAAGAACACCAGCACTTCAGCAGTCTCTAAAACATGTGTTAGTTCATTCTCGAAACTGTTTGGAAAAATACATAAACAACATACTTTTTCGTACTAGATGTCATAGTTTTGGTTAAAAGAAGTTATGAAAGTTTGATTCGATGCATTCTAAAAGAAGACCTATTTAGGAACAAAGGCCTTATCTATACAACGATACAATTACAACAAAACTACCCTGCTATAAGATGGAGAAACCATACGCCTGCAAATGTATTTTCAGTGAACATACCTTACCCATGATGCTTGGCTGGCGGCTCAGTCCAACCCATTCATATGTTTTGCCATCAAAGTAACGGACTGTGTGCATTCCTGCCCAAATACCTGGATAAAAATAGGAGCATTTCAGTCAAAACATATAATTCTCATCATCAAATAATATAAAAAATTACATCAGTTCTTCTTAGGTTCCCTGGGCCATGAGTATTGAACATGCTAAGATCTTGATTTGCTCAATAGAAAGTTTACTTTCTAGGCATCAGGTGATATAATAACATTAAATATTCTAGTCAAATAACAAGATGCCAGAGGCATGCCAGACATGTActattttttattttcctatTTGACTTATGATACATCACAAATCTTAAATATTACCAAGTTACAGTTGATAGAATCCAATGCAAAgaaactttataaaatcatGCAAAAGGAGAAGACATCTATTACTTTAATATGCTTATTACTTAACTTACTGATCAACAACAGATCACATTAATATCAGTATGGTAACCGAAAGTATGAAACATGAACATTAACTATCTTCAAATGTCTCACCAAACCAATTGCAGATCaagatatccaaaataatgCTATCCCACCAGCACTCATTAAAGTTTGGCAACATGTGTCTGAACGTTAGCTGCAAAATGTCATAGTAAGCATGCTTCCTTGTCAAAGAGACGACAAGAATGAAAAGTTAACTTTGAAGTCCTTTCCAGTAGGGCACCCAGATCTAACCTCCATAAGCTCAAAGCCAATGGACAAGACCCAAAGGAGAAGTTGATTTCGTATCATTACAGCTTTGCCCCACCACCCAAGGATATGGGCAACAACAAATTCATCAAACAATGTCTCCTATACATAGATCAGACAGTCTAGTTTAATAGAGTAATAGCAATAATGATGACCAAAGCATGTGCGTCTTCACAGAATAGGAAGGTTCATATGGAAAATCATACATAAATATTTATGAACTTGTTTTTAGGGTTTTCTGGAACATACAGACGGCAATCAGCTCCATAAGATCTCTCCGGCAATTCTGCATTTGGAAAAGTAAATGTTTATTAccagattttttttaaaaaaataaatcttATATCTCCTGTCAATTTAACCAGAGATTTTACCAACTCCAAGATCAGGGTGAAGGTGTTTCATGAACTGGCGAGCATCGTCACGATTCTGGAAAATTAGCAGCAAATAAGAGCCACAGATTAGTTAGCCAAAATGCCCTTCACACTGACGTGCCCAAATTAATCAAGTCATTGGAGAAAAGGCGATGATGCCAACAGAATAGTATACAACTGAACCACATATGTAGATAACCTGGAAAAGAAGAAAGGTAATAGCAACGAGGTAAACGACAGCCAGTCCATGCACCAGGCGCCAGACAGCAGGATGGGGCCTAATAAGTATCC from Panicum hallii strain FIL2 chromosome 3, PHallii_v3.1, whole genome shotgun sequence encodes:
- the LOC112885694 gene encoding CDP-diacylglycerol--serine O-phosphatidyltransferase 2 produces the protein MEAKQRARHGEERRPPASTDGAAAAEEYDPWTAWLYKPHTISVLLVGACLLIWASGALDPEGAAAHSSVTSIKRGVWAMIAVFLAYCTLQAPSTILIRPHPAVWRLVHGLAVVYLVAITFLLFQNRDDARQFMKHLHPDLGVELPERSYGADCRLYVPENPKNKFINIYETLFDEFVVAHILGWWGKAVMIRNQLLLWVLSIGFELMELTFRHMLPNFNECWWDSIILDILICNWFGIWAGMHTVRYFDGKTYEWVGLSRQPSIMGKVKRSLSQFTPAQWDKDQWHPFMGPLRFIQVLFLCAVFMTVELNTFFLKFCLWIPPRNPLVVYRLILWWLIAIPTIREYNSYLQDSKPVKKVGAFCWLSLAICIVELLICMKFGHGLFHDPMPTWLVIFWSSVGIALVIFLLAWSWRNHQKFRRKQL